In Arachis hypogaea cultivar Tifrunner chromosome 2, arahy.Tifrunner.gnm2.J5K5, whole genome shotgun sequence, a genomic segment contains:
- the LOC112755304 gene encoding piezo-type mechanosensitive ion channel homolog isoform X1: protein MGKFLAGFLLPSLLLAAALINWSLISLVDLIAFLVILYNVSQLGFHFRRRLLLLWPVVIFSVVAILSQVTYLLIWAAEPVSWSIPDAWWAKLIGFMIVQSWRSPYAIYFLVIQLLALIVALIDIYWKRCLQDTWQDSSRGHLLSIIEHLGSHLRVASCLLLPAIQLVVGISHPSWDSLPFFIGSCVGLVDWSLTSNFLGLFRWWRPLHLYAGVDIFLLYIYQLPVEFPTAIHRMADIIGLYKISANSEWTKICSSISIILYYTMLSFIRSDLEEMDFIVSRSDCSLTEQLLPSKHSFFIRESSSGVKHTNVLLRGGVFRTFSINFFTYGFPVSLFALSFWSFHFASLCAFGLLAYVGYIVYAFPSLFRLHRLNGLLLVFILFWAVSTYVFNVAFTFLNWKLGRDMKIWEMVGLWHYPIPGFFLLAQFCLGILVALGNLVNNSVFLCLSDEDGQSSNEQCSVEEKGETKVLIVATIAWGLRKCSRAIMLTLIFLIAIKPGFIHAVYMIFFLIYLLSHNVSRKLRQALILLCEIHFALLYALQINLISNALEKKGSVSMEVVMQLGLVGEDSDWDFLEVALLGCFCSVHNHGFDMLFSFSAIIQHTPSAPIGFGILKAGLNKSVLLSIYSSSSVRQSDDSFSYERRIASYLSAIGQKFLSIYRSCGTYIAFLTILLTVYMERPNYIAFGYIFLLLLWITGRQLVERTKRPLWLPLKVYAISVFIFIYSLSSFTSLEMWLSKLIDLYFYLGFDPKASSFENVWESLAVLIVMQLYSYERRQSKLHKQAYMDQLEPGKVGFIRRFLIWHSQKILFIALFYASLSPISAFGFLYLLGCVICSILPKTSSIPSKSFLVYTGFLVTAEYLFQMWGKQAEMFPGQKYSDISLFLGLCVFQPGFWGRESGLRGKVLVIVACTLQYNVFRWLERMPNTVLNRGHWEEPCPLFVSSEDSFQHTDTCNEASKTSCNSHHPTEIQEGDSSKTLRIITSGHSHIPDTPSSKTRGSDSNRRKYFGFIWGSSRESHKWNKKRIVALRKERFETQIAVLRIYLKFWVENMSNLFGLEINMIALLLASFALLNAISMLYIALLAACILLNRHIIRKIWPVFVFLFASVLILEYFVIWKDSLPFSSHVPSGVHCHDCWKASTRYFDYCEKCWLGLVVDDPRMLISYFAVFMLAGFKLRADRLGNFSGSSTYRQIMFQRRNTFIWRDLSFETKSMWTFVDYLRLYCYCHLLDLVLILILITGTLEYDILHLGYLAFALVFFRMRLEILKKKNQIFKFLRIYNFAVIILSLAYQSPFVGGPSSGKCEKNYIYEMIGFYKYDYGFRITARSAIVEIIIFLLVALQSYMFSSKEFDYVCRYLEAEQIGAIVHEQEKKAAWKTAQLQQIRESEVKKRQRNMQVEKMKAEMLNLQVQLHSLNTSANCIDGFSHSGEGLRRRRSNSIISTHDIRIPDKEEQFPERLDHAMREDSVLPTELESSSTSMNVETSFTEEYKHSVDSPVCEITEIDIDNNSSDSDKKGKGQAKEHPLRSAVQLIGDGVSQVQSIGNQAVNNLVSFLNISQEDSDSNGHTNVEDQIYDEMESQKSRDMYVDRSSSALSDRSSEAASLQLGRIFRYIWYQMRSNNDIVCYCCFVLVFLWNFSLLSMVYLGALYLYALCVNTGPSYIFWVIILIYTEIYILLQYLYQIIIHHCGMSIDPVLLRELGFPTHKIMSSFVVSSLPLFLVYIFTLIQSSITPKDGEWMSSINFRFKGKDLHRKDDPARYNWQEKVGDLLNQMANMVKMIIRSFFRYWKSLTQGAESPPYFVQVSMDVNFWPEDGIQPARIESGINQLLRVVHKDKCMEKNPNLCPFASRVNVQSIERSQENPNVALVVLEVVYSSPVTDCSSAEYNFSLTPADDVAKEILKAKRAGFVEEVGFPYHILSVIGGGKREIDLYAYIFCADLIVFFLVAIFYQSVIKNKSEFLEVYQLEDQFPKEFVFILMAIFFLIVVDRIIYLCSFATGKVIFYIFNLVLFTYSVTEYDWQLDPSQKHAAQFALRAIFSAKALSLALQAVQIRYGIPHQSTLYRQFLTSEVSRINYLGYRLYRALPFLYELRCVLDWSCTTTSLTMYDWLKLEDINASLYLVKCDSVLNRATHKQGEKQTKMTKCCNGICLFFVLICVIWAPMLMYSSGNPTNIANPIKDASFKVDIKTVSGRLNLYETTLCERIEWNKLDSDANLDPHGYLDTYNKNDIQLICCQADASTLWLVPSVVQTRLIQSLDWYDDMEIFFTWILSRDRPKGKEVVKYEKPVDPQYLPSQSDVQKVLNGSMTSFRVYKFYPRYFRVTGSGDVRNLDEDSTVSADLVLHREQFEWWAFQDIQPSNLSGLCGGDTGPVAIVVSEETPPQGILGDTLSKFSIWGLYITFVLAVGRFIRLQCSDLRMRIPFENLPSCDRLIAICEDIYAARAEGELGVEELLYWTLVKIYRSPHMLLEYTKPD from the exons ATGGGGAAATTTCTCGCCGGTTTCCTTCTCCCTTCGCTGCTTCTAGCAg CTGCTCTAATCAACTGGAGTTTGATATCACTTGTTGATTTGATAGCCTTTCTTGTTATTCTGTACAATGTATCGCAATTAG GATTTCATTTCCGTAGGAGGCTTTTGTTGCTGTGGCCAGTTGTTATCTTTTCTGTAGTTGCAATACTTTCTCAAGTGACTTATCTGTTAATATGGGCTGCCGAGCCAGTTTCCTGGAGTATACCTGATGCCTGGTGGGCAAAGCTCATTGGGTTTATGAT AGTTCAGTCTTGGAGATCTCCTTATGCAATTTATTTCTTGGTTATTCAACTACTTGCACTTATTGTTGCTTTGATTGATATATACTGGAAAAGGTGTCTTCAGGATACATGGCAAGATTCATCCCGGGGTCATTTATTATCAATTATTGAACATTTAG GTTCTCATCTTCGGGTGGCATCATGCTTGCTGTTACCTGCAATTCAGCTAGTTGTTGGAATTAGCCATCCTTCCTGGGACTCACTACCTTTTTTTATTGGTAGTTGTGTTGGTCTTGTGGATTGGTCTCTAACAAGCAACTTTCTTGGGCTTTTCAG GTGGTGGAGACCTCTTCATCTGTATGCAGGTGTTGATATTTTTCTGCTTTACATATATCAACTTCCTGTGGAATTTCCAACTGCAATTCATCGGATGGCTGATATAATTGGTCTTTAcaaaatttctgcaaattctgagTGGACCAAAATTTGTTCTAGCATTTCAATCATACTTTACTACACAATG CTGTCTTTCATTAGATCTGATTTGGAGGAGATGGATTTTATTGTTTCCAGATCAGATTGTAGCCTGACTGAACAACTTCTTCCCTCCAAGCATTCGTTCTTCATTCGTGAATCAAG TTCTGGTGTGAAGCACACAAATGTTTTACTCAGAGGAGGTGTTTTCCGGACTTTTAGCATCAACTTTTTCACGTATGGTTTCCCG GTCTCCTTGTTTGCTCTTTCCTTTTGGAGCTTTCATTTTGCAAGCTTATGTGCATTTGGGCTACTTGCTTACGTTGGCTACATTGTCTATGCCTTCCCTTCTTTATTCCGTTTGCACCGCTTGAATGGGCTGCTGCTTGTCTTTATTCTCTTCTGGGCTGTTAGCACCTACGTATTCAATGTGGCATTTACATTTTTGAATTGGAAACTTGGACGG GACATGAAAATCTGGGAGATGGTGGGTCTGTGGCACTATCCGATACCTGGTTTCTTTTTGCTTGCCCAATTTTGTCTAGGAATTTTGGTTGCGTTGGGTAATCTTGTGAACAATTCTGTATTCCTCTGCTTGTCTGATGAGGATGGGCAATCGTCAAATGAGCAGTGCTCAGTAGAAG AGAAGGGAGAGACTAAGGTTTTGATTGTGGCAACAATAGCATGGGGACTTCGCAAGTGCTCTCGGGCTATCATGCTAACATTGATCTTTCTTATTGCCATAAAGCCTGGTTTCATCCATGCTGTATATA TGATATTCTTCCTGATATATCTTTTGAGCCACAATGTCAGCCGAAAGCTACGACAAGCTCTGATTCTTCTGTGCGAGATTCATTTTGCACTGTTGTACGCTCTTCAAATTAATTTGATCTCTAATGCTTTGGAGAAAAAAGGTTCTGTAAGCATGGAAGTTGTAATGCAATTAG GTCTCGTTGGAGAAGATAGTGACTGGGATTTCTTGGAAGTAGCTTTGCTTGGTTGCTTCTGTTCAGTTCATAACCATGGTTTTGACATGTTATTTTCATTCTCTGCAATCATACAGCATACCCCTAGTGCCCCTATTGGATTTGGCATCTTGAAAGCTGGTCTTAACAAATCTGTTTTATTGTCTATATATTCATCCTCCTCTGTGAGACAAAGTGATGACAGTTTCTCTTATG AAAGAAGAATTGCATCATACCTCAGTGCAATTGGGCAGAAGTTCCTCTCTATATACCGATCTTGTGGCACCTATATTGCTTTCTTGACTATTCTTCTCACAGTATATATGGAGAGGCCCAATTACATAGCATTTGGTTACATATTCCTTCTTCTGCTGTGGATTACTGGAAGACAACTTGTTGAGAGAACAAAAAGGCCGCTTTGGCTTCCATTGAAAGTGTATGCAATTTCGGTGTTTATCTTCATATATAGCTTGAGCAGCTTCACAAGTCTAGAGATGTGGTTATCCAAGTTGATTGATCTCTATTTTTATCTTGGATTTGACCCAAAAGCGTCatcttttgaaaatgtttgggAGTCTCTGGCAGTCTTGATTGTTATGCAACTTTATAGCTATGAGAGGAGACAAAGCAAGCTGCACAAACAGGCTTACATGGATCAGTTGGAGCCAGGGAAAGTTGGGTTTATCAGGCGATTTCTTATTTGGCACAGCCAAAAAATCTTATTTATTGCCCTGTTTTATGCATCTTTATCCCCAATTAGTGCATTTGGTTTCTTGTATCTGCTTGGATGTGTTATCTGCTCCATTTTACCAAAGACATCTAGTATCCCATCCAAATCATTCTTAGTATACACAGGGTTTCTGGTGACTGCtgaatatctttttcaaatgtgGGGTAAGCAAGCTGAAATGTTTCCTGGACAGAAGTACTCTGATATATCTCTCTTTCTGGGATTGTGTGTATTCCAGCCAGGCTTTTGGGGTCGAGAATCTGGATTGAGAGGAAAAGTACTAGTTATTGTGGCTTGTACCCTTCAATACAATGTCTTTCGGTGGTTGGAAAGAATGCCAAATACAGTCTTGAATAGAGGACACTGGGAAGAACCTTGTCCTTTGTTTGTCTCCTCGGAAGATTCATTTCAGCATACTGATACATGTAATGAGGCAAGTAAAACATCATGCAATTCACATCATCCAACTGAGATTCAAGAAGGGGATTCTAGCAAGACACTAAGAATTATAACCTCTGGTCATTCCCATATACCTGATACTCCAAGTTCTAAAACAAGAGGTTCTGACAGTAATAGAAGAAAGTATTTTGGATTTATCTGGGGAAGTAGCAGGGAGAGTCACAAGTGGAACAAGAAGCGGATTGTTGCTTTGAGAAAGGAGCGGTTTGAGACCCAGATAGCAGTCTTAAGAAtatatttgaaattttgggtggagaatatGTCTAATCTATTTGGTCTCGAGATAAACATGATAGCATTACTTCTTGCAAGCTTTGCCTTGTTGAATGCAATATCCATGCTGTATATTGCACTGTTAGCTGCTTGTATTCTTCTGAATCGGCATATTATACGCAAAATCTGGCCTGTATTTGTCTTCCTGTTTGCATCTGTTCTCATCCTTGAATATTTTGTCATCTGGAAGGATAGTTTACCTTTTAGTTCCCATGTTCCAAGCGGGGTTCATTGTCATGACTGTTGGAAAGCTTCAACTCGATATTTCGATTATTGCGAAAAGTGTTGGCTAG GACTTGTTGTTGATGATCCCCGCATGCTGATCAGCTACTTTGCAGTCTTCATGCTGGCTGGCTTCAAGCTTCGGGCTGATCGCCTTGGCAACTTTTCAGGATCATCAACATATCGTCAGATTATGTTTCAACGTAGAAACACGTTCATTTGGAGAGATCTCTCTTTTGAAACCAAGAGCATGTGGACCTTTGTCGACTATTTGAGGCTTTACTGCTATTGCCATTTGTTGGATCTTGTGCTCATTTTAATATTGATTACTGGTACACTCGAGTATGACATTTTGCATCTTGGTTATCTTGCGTTTGCTTTGGTATTCTTTCGCATGAGACTTGaaatattgaagaagaagaaccaaatCTTCAAGTTCTTGCGCATTTATAACTTTGCTGTTATTATTCTCTCTCTTGCTTATCAGTCCCCTTTTGTTGGTGGACCAAGTTCTGGGAAGTGTGAGAAGAATTACATTTATGAGATGATTGGGTTTTATAAATATGATTATGGGTTTCGGATTACTGCTAGATCTGCAATCGTAGAGATTATCATATTTTTGCTTGTAGCACTTCAGTCATACATGTTTTCCTCTAAAGAGTTTGATTATGTATGTCGATACCTGGAAGCAGAGCAAATTGGTGCTATTGTGCATGAACAGGAGAAAAAGGCGGCATGGAAAACTGCACAGTTACAACAAATTCGTGAAAGTGAGGTCAAAAAGCGACAGCGTAATATGCAGGTTGAGAAGATGAAAGCTGAAATGCTCAACCTACAAGTACAACTCCATAGTTTGAACACGTCAGCCAATTGTATTGATGGATTTTCTCACAGTGGTGAGGGTCTAAGAAGAAGGCGGAGCAATTCTATTATTTCAACCCATGACATTAGAATCCCTGACAAAGAAGAACAGTTTCCTGAGAGACTCGATCATGCAATGAGAGAGGATTCTGTTCTCCCAACTGAACTTGAATCATCATCTACTTCCATGAATGTGGAAACTTCATTCACAGAGGAGTACAAGCATTCAGTGGATTCTCCTGTGTGTGAAATTACTGAAATAGATATTGACAACAATTCTAGTGATTCAGACAAAAAGGGGAAGGGGCAAGCAAAAGAACACCCATTGAGATCTGCTGTGCAACTAATAGGTGATGGTGTTTCCCAGGTACAGTCCATTGGAAATCAGGCAGTTAATAACTTAGTGAGCTTTCTCAATATATCTCAAGAAGATTCTGATTCAAATGGGCACACAAATGTTGAGGATCAGATATATGACGAGATGGAGAGCCAGAAAAGCCGTGATATGTATGTGGATCGATCTTCATCTGCGCTATCTGATAGGAGTTCAGAAGCTGCAAGTCTGCAGTTAGGAAGGATATTTCGTTATATATGGTACCAGATGCGCTCCAATAATGATATAGTGTGTTACTGTTgttttgttcttgtgttcttatGGAACTTCAGTTTGCTATCGATGGTGTATCTCGGGGCTCTTTACTTGTATGCCTTATGTGTAAATACAGGTCCAAGTTACATCTTCTGGGTTATCATTTTGATATATACAGAAATTTACATCTTACTCCAGTATCTGTACCAAATTATAATTCATCACTGTGGGATGAGTATTGATCCTGTCCTGTTACGAGAATTAGGTTTCCCAACACACAAAATTATGTCTTCCTTTGTTGTCAGTTCATTACCTCTCTTTCTTGTCTATATTTTTACCCTCATCCAAAGCTCCATAACACCTAAAGATGGTGAATGGATGTCATCTATAAACTTCAGGTTTAAGGGGAAAGATCTCCATCGAAAAGATGATCCCGCTCGATATAACTGGCAAGAGAAGGTAGGGGATCTACTGAATCAGATGGCTAATATGGTTAAAATGATAATCAGAAGCTTCTTTAGATACTGGAAGTCACTCACACAAGGAGCAGAATCTCCTCCTTATTTTGTCCAGGTGTCTATGGATGTCAACTTCTGGCCAGAGGATGGGATTCAACCAGCAAGGATTGAATCTGGAATTAATCAGTTGCTCAGAGTTGTCCATAAGGATAAGTGTATGGAAAAGAACCCAAACCTTTGCCCTTTTGCTAGTAGGGTTAATGTTCAAAGCATTGAAAGAAGTCAAGAGAATCCCAATGTTGCGTTGGTTGTTTTAGAGGTTGTCTATTCCTCTCCTGTAACTGATTGTTCGTCAGCAGAATATAACTTTTCTTTAACTCCAGCAGATGATGTAGCAAAGGAAATCCTGAAAGCTAAGCGTGCAGGTTTTGTGGAAGAAGTGGGATTCCCTTATCATATACTCTCAGTTATTGGTGGAGGCAAGAGAGAAATTGATCTGTATGCATACATATTTTGTGCAGATCTGATTGTATTCTTTCTTGTTGCTATCTTCTACCAGTctgtcataaaaaataaaagtgagttCCTTGAAGTGTATCAGCTTGAAGACCAGTTTCCGAAAGAATTTGTCTTCATTTTAATG GCTATCTTCTTCTTGATTGTGGTTGATCGAATAATATACCTCTGCTCATTTGCCACGGGCAAAgtgattttctatattttcaaccTCGTGCTTTTCACATATTCAGTTACGGAATATGATTGGCAGTTAGACCCATCCCAGAAACATGCTGCTCAGTTTGCTCTCCGTGCTATTTTTTCAGCAAAAGCACTTTCTCTAGCACTTCAGGCTGTACAAATTCGTTATGGCATTCCTCACCAAAGCACATTATATCGTCAATTTTTGACTAGTGAAGTTTCACGGATCAATTACTTAGGATATAGGCTTTACCGTGCATTGCCATTCCTTTATGAATTACGATGCGTACTTGATTGGTCATGCACAACCACATCCCTCACCATGTATGACTGGCTGAAG CTGGAGGACATAAATGCAAGTTTGTACCTTGTCAAATGCGATTCAGTGTTGAATAGAGCTACACACAAGCAAGGGGAGAAGCAAACGAAAATGACCAAATGCTGCAATGGGATATGCTTGTTCTTTGTATTAATTTGTGTTATATGGGCTCCAATGCTG ATGTATAGCAGTGGTAACCCGACAAACATTGCCAACCCAATTAAAGATGCCAGCTTTAAGGTTGATATCAAGACAGTTAGTGGAAGGTTGAATTTGTATGAAACTACTCTGTGTGAAAGAATCGAGTGGAATAAACTCGATTCTGATGCCAATCTTGATCCTCATGGCTATTTGGACacatataataagaatgatatcCAATTGATATGCTGTCAAGCTGATGCTAGTACATTGTGGCTTGTCCCAAGTGTTGTTCAGACAAGATTGATTCAGTCCCTTGATTGGTATGATGACATGGAAATTTTTTTTACCTGGATACTTTCAAGAGACAGGCCTAAAGGGAAAGAAGTGGTGAAGTATGAAAAACCTGTTGATCCTCAGTATCTTCCAAGTCAATCTGATGTTCAAAAGGTTCTGAATGGCTCTATGACCAGCTTTagggtttataaattttatccgAGATATTTCCGTGTCACTGGTTCTGGTGACGTTAGAAATTTGGATGAG